The region GGCGTTGCGAGACAGCGAGAACAACGCTATCGTCACGCTCGGCATCAACAGATACTTGACGGCTGACGGGACGTTCTTGAGCGCCGTCGCCAGATCGCCAGCCAGGAACGGCTGGATGACGGCGACGTGTCCAGATATCGGGAGCCACCTGAGGCCCAGGCCGACGAAGAGGATCAGCATGATGCCCAACCAGAAGCTCGGCATGGACTGGCCGATCATGGCGAAGATCATGATGCCGCCGTCCACCGTCGTACCGCGCTTCAGGGCGGCGAAGACGCCGAACGGTATGGCGAGCACCGTGGCGAACAGCATGGCGAAGACGGTCAGTTCGAGCGTGGCTGGGAACTGGCCGAGTACGACCCCGAGGGCGGGCTCCCTGTAGGTCAGGGAGTTGCCGAAATCGCCCCGAGCGAGGCCGCCCAGGAACGAGAGGTACTGCTCGTAGAGCGGTCGGTCGAAGCCGAGCTTCGCTCGCGTCGCGGCGATGGCCTCCTCACTCGCCATCTCCCCGATGAAGAGGTAGGTCGGGTCGCCACCCAGATGTAACGCGAGGAACGTGATGAGCGTCACGCCCAGGATGACTATCAGGCTCTGCGAGAGCCGCTTCGTTATGTAGGCCAACAAGTACGGTCACCTCCCTTTACGTTCTGGACCGTCGCTATCGTGCAGGTCGGCCTTGACGCGCCGACCTGCACGATTGCGTCCGCGGGGTCTTACGAGGACGGGAACCTAGTTGACGACGAGATGGACCGTGAACGGGTCGATGCGGTCGTCGCGGCGGGGCGTCCAGTCGATGCGATCGCTAACGCCGTAGAAGCTCGGCAGGAAGTAGAGGAGGATCCAGGGCGGGTCGTTGTAGAAGATCACGAGCATGTCGTTGACGATCGCCTGGCGCGCCTCGGGGTCGCGCTCGGCGAGCATCTTCTCGTACAGCTCGAACCACTCCGGGTTGTTCCAGTCGTTGTAGTTGTTGTTGGCCTTGAAGCTCGCGTAGAGCCCCATGTCGCGGATCGGGCTCCACGTGCCGCCGCCGATGCTGTTGATGAACAGCGGGCCCGCCTCGTGCGACTGCAGGAGGGGGGTGAAGACCGACGCCGTCTCCATGACCTCGACGGCGGTGGGGATACCGACGTCCTCCAGGTACTGGGCCACCGTCAAGGCGAGGTTGACGTCGTTGGCGAACAGGCCGTTCGGGGTCTGGAGGTTGAGGGTGAAGCGCACCCCGTCCGCGCCGCGCGGGTAGCCGGCGTCGTCGAGCATCTTCTCGGCGAGCGCCGGGTCGTACGGGTACGGCTCGAGGGCGGGGTTGTCGTTGGGCGGGTTCACGAGCGTCGTCATGCGCTTGCACTCCACTCCGAGGAGGTTGGCGCAGATGGACGGCACGTCGATCGCGTACTGGATGGCGCGGCGCACATCGACGGACTGGATGGCCGCGGCGCCGGGGCTCGACTGCGCCATCTTCTCGTTGAAGCTGAACCAGATCGAGATGCGCCGCGTGCCCATCACGGGCTTGACGGTCGCGGTGCCGGAGTTGTTGATGGCGGCGACGTGGTCGCTGACGACGCCGGCCACGATGTCGACGTTACCCGCGATGAGCTCGGCCGCTTGGGTGGACGCCTCGGGGATCGTGCGCCAGACCAACCGTTGCCAGCCGCCCTGGCCTTTCTCTAGGGGGTAATCGGCGACCTTCTCCAACACGACGCGGTCACCCCTGACGTACTCGACCACTCGGTAGGGACCGGAGCCGATCGGGTTGTTGGCCGCCTGGTCGAGGCTCATCTTCTCGTAGGCGTCCTTGCAGTGGACCAGGATGTCGGCCATGAAGGCCACCGCGGCCGGGTTGTAACGGCTCATCACGACCGTCAGTTCCAGTTCGCTGTCTACCCGCGCATCCACGTAACCGATGTTCGGGAACACGAAGTTGACGATGTTGCCGGTGAAGGCGTTGGCGGGATCGGCGGCGCGCTTGATGGTGTATACGACGTCCTCCGCCGTCAACGGTTCGCCGTCGTGACACTGCAGGCCTTCGCGGAGCTTGAAGCTGACCTCGGTGCCGGTCTCCGAGACGGAGTAGCTCTCGGCGAGGGACGGCGTCACCTTGCCGTCAGCGTCGATGTCCACGAGGCTGGCGAAGACGAGGCCCCTGGTGATGTTGAAAGTGGCGGCGTCGCTGATGGCCGCGGGGTCGAGGGTGGACGTGCTGCGGCTTTGAGCGATGACCAAGGTGTTGGCGTCAGGGGCTTGGGCCAAAGCCACTGCTCCTAGAAATAGCGCGGCGACCAGTAGGTACTTCATCGATCACTCCTCCTGTTACGAGCTGGCTCGCGTCCGCTGGGACGCACGGTAGGTCTACCAGGACTGATGAACGGGCCTCCTTCATATGCGCAGCCAACCGGCGCTAGAATGCCGAGAACGATAGAAGGATTATATCTAAGCTGTTGATTCTGTCAATCCATCCGGCTGTC is a window of Trueperaceae bacterium DNA encoding:
- a CDS encoding ABC transporter permease, with product MLAYITKRLSQSLIVILGVTLITFLALHLGGDPTYLFIGEMASEEAIAATRAKLGFDRPLYEQYLSFLGGLARGDFGNSLTYREPALGVVLGQFPATLELTVFAMLFATVLAIPFGVFAALKRGTTVDGGIMIFAMIGQSMPSFWLGIMLILFVGLGLRWLPISGHVAVIQPFLAGDLATALKNVPSAVKYLLMPSVTIALFSLSRNARLIRSSMLEVLSQDYVRTARAKGLAVPAVVVRHALRNAWLPVVTMFGLEFGFLLSGVVVVETIFSWPGVGRLVFNAINQRDIPLVQTAVVIFALVFVLLNLIVDLFYARLDPRVRLG
- a CDS encoding ABC transporter substrate-binding protein, with translation MKYLLVAALFLGAVALAQAPDANTLVIAQSRSTSTLDPAAISDAATFNITRGLVFASLVDIDADGKVTPSLAESYSVSETGTEVSFKLREGLQCHDGEPLTAEDVVYTIKRAADPANAFTGNIVNFVFPNIGYVDARVDSELELTVVMSRYNPAAVAFMADILVHCKDAYEKMSLDQAANNPIGSGPYRVVEYVRGDRVVLEKVADYPLEKGQGGWQRLVWRTIPEASTQAAELIAGNVDIVAGVVSDHVAAINNSGTATVKPVMGTRRISIWFSFNEKMAQSSPGAAAIQSVDVRRAIQYAIDVPSICANLLGVECKRMTTLVNPPNDNPALEPYPYDPALAEKMLDDAGYPRGADGVRFTLNLQTPNGLFANDVNLALTVAQYLEDVGIPTAVEVMETASVFTPLLQSHEAGPLFINSIGGGTWSPIRDMGLYASFKANNNYNDWNNPEWFELYEKMLAERDPEARQAIVNDMLVIFYNDPPWILLYFLPSFYGVSDRIDWTPRRDDRIDPFTVHLVVN